A single window of Trueperaceae bacterium DNA harbors:
- a CDS encoding alpha/beta hydrolase produces MNRTTFAHRRPAPRTKLLVGLTGLSAFLAPLAAAQGAAGTGEPAPAVVYDLSVGGAAIGEVGVALTRAGAAGGESRSHLEVPGAFDLTDHLVTAENGAARAYALTGTFQGVAISIAVGFAPDAAAFTIEQGGQKQQLSLPLPGDVYVMDNNFLDGMQFIVDRAVAAGGDLEVDVIVPQAVVLGRMELQAPVAATVRYAGAEVAARRVEASMSVGAQTAKLVAYLDDAGTILVLTSDPGAARFERRAQGAEDAGAQGAARATGAAATLAAQQAALDARLAEQSACLVERDAAVVSAGAQLVGKLTLPRSAADGGRPAPTLVLLPGSGPVDLDGNTPPVLVNAGYKQLAYALACHGYGVLRASKLGIPPSTGDANAVTIATYARNLADWFAFLADQPGVDATRLGVMGHSEGGLVALYAVAEGYVAPAAVVLLASPGRPLDVVLREQLLARSAEAGAGQEQLAELAGQIDDLVAAVRASTGTALEVTPELQANPLTPLFANAAGLLRSEFAQDPAELAARVSVPVAVLQGEKDIQIGVNDAEAIAGAASGSTLLLFPDLTHNLVDTRGPALSLPLPGAGAQVSPTLVQVIATYLAGNLRPGR; encoded by the coding sequence ATGAACCGCACGACGTTCGCACACCGCCGGCCGGCACCGCGCACGAAGCTCCTGGTCGGCCTTACCGGCCTCTCGGCCTTCCTGGCCCCTCTCGCCGCGGCTCAAGGCGCGGCGGGGACCGGCGAGCCCGCCCCCGCTGTCGTCTACGACCTGTCGGTCGGCGGCGCCGCGATCGGCGAGGTCGGGGTCGCGCTCACGAGGGCCGGGGCCGCCGGCGGCGAGTCGCGCTCGCACCTCGAGGTGCCGGGCGCCTTCGACCTCACGGATCACCTCGTCACCGCCGAGAACGGCGCCGCGCGCGCCTACGCGCTCACGGGCACGTTCCAGGGCGTGGCGATCTCGATAGCGGTCGGCTTCGCGCCGGACGCCGCCGCCTTCACCATCGAGCAGGGCGGCCAGAAGCAGCAGCTGAGCCTGCCCCTTCCGGGCGACGTCTACGTCATGGACAACAACTTCCTCGACGGCATGCAGTTCATCGTCGACCGCGCGGTGGCGGCAGGCGGTGACCTCGAGGTCGACGTGATCGTGCCCCAGGCCGTCGTCCTCGGCCGCATGGAGCTGCAGGCGCCCGTCGCCGCCACCGTCCGGTACGCGGGCGCCGAGGTGGCGGCCAGGCGCGTCGAGGCCTCGATGAGCGTCGGCGCGCAGACGGCCAAGCTCGTCGCCTACCTCGACGACGCCGGCACCATCCTCGTGCTTACGTCCGACCCCGGCGCGGCCCGCTTCGAGCGGCGAGCGCAAGGCGCGGAGGACGCGGGCGCCCAGGGCGCCGCGCGGGCCACGGGCGCCGCCGCGACGCTCGCAGCGCAGCAGGCGGCGCTCGACGCGCGCCTCGCCGAGCAGTCCGCGTGCCTGGTCGAACGCGACGCCGCCGTCGTGAGCGCCGGCGCCCAGCTGGTGGGCAAGCTCACCCTGCCGCGCTCCGCCGCGGACGGCGGACGCCCCGCACCGACGCTCGTCCTGCTGCCGGGCTCCGGCCCCGTCGACCTCGACGGCAACACGCCCCCCGTGCTCGTCAACGCGGGCTACAAGCAGCTCGCCTACGCCCTCGCCTGCCACGGCTACGGGGTCCTGCGCGCCTCCAAGCTCGGCATCCCGCCCTCGACGGGCGACGCGAACGCCGTCACCATCGCGACCTACGCCCGGAACCTCGCCGACTGGTTCGCGTTCCTGGCCGACCAGCCGGGCGTCGACGCGACCCGCCTAGGCGTGATGGGCCACTCCGAAGGCGGGCTCGTGGCCCTGTACGCCGTGGCCGAGGGGTACGTCGCGCCGGCGGCCGTCGTGCTCCTCGCCAGCCCGGGCCGACCGCTCGACGTGGTCCTCAGGGAGCAGCTCCTCGCCCGCAGCGCCGAGGCGGGCGCCGGTCAGGAGCAGCTCGCCGAGCTGGCCGGCCAGATCGACGACCTCGTGGCGGCTGTTCGCGCCTCGACCGGCACTGCGCTGGAGGTCACGCCCGAGCTGCAGGCCAACCCGCTCACGCCGCTCTTCGCCAACGCCGCCGGGCTGCTGCGCAGCGAGTTCGCCCAGGACCCGGCCGAGCTGGCGGCGCGCGTGAGCGTGCCCGTCGCCGTCCTGCAAGGGGAGAAGGACATCCAGATCGGCGTGAACGACGCCGAGGCCATCGCGGGGGCCGCGTCCGGGTCCACGCTCTTACTGTTCCCGGACCTCACGCATAACCTCGTCGATACGCGCGGCCCCGCCCTGTCGCTGCCGTTGCCGGGCGCCGGAGCGCAGGTCTCGCCGACGCTCGTCCAGGTCATCGCCACCTACTTGGCCGGCAACCTGCGCCCCGGCAGGTGA
- a CDS encoding response regulator transcription factor has protein sequence MSAKRILIVEDDVDILRLLSRELEDAGFEVMAFDSGMRGLSAVRESSPDLVILDLGLPDISGQEIARRLRHTGNIPIIILTAADEVGTKVEMLNAGADDYLAKPFHVEELLARVNVQLRKRTLGVTQKIGELTIDPARRQVFWASEEVRFSPREYELLHYLAGQPGRVYSRKEIEHNVWGEELPPSSNVVDVHIANIRGKLRDAGGFGVIRTVRGVGYALKS, from the coding sequence ATGTCTGCCAAACGGATCCTCATAGTCGAAGACGACGTCGACATCCTGCGGCTGCTCAGCCGCGAGCTCGAGGACGCCGGCTTCGAGGTCATGGCGTTCGACAGCGGCATGCGCGGCCTGTCCGCGGTGCGGGAGTCCAGCCCGGACCTGGTCATCCTCGACCTTGGCCTGCCCGACATCAGCGGTCAGGAGATCGCCAGGCGGCTGCGCCACACGGGAAACATCCCGATCATCATCCTCACGGCCGCCGACGAGGTCGGCACGAAGGTCGAGATGCTCAACGCGGGCGCGGACGACTACCTGGCGAAGCCGTTCCACGTCGAGGAGCTGCTCGCCCGGGTCAACGTGCAACTGCGCAAGCGCACCCTCGGCGTGACGCAGAAGATCGGCGAGCTGACGATCGATCCGGCGCGCAGGCAGGTCTTCTGGGCCTCGGAGGAAGTGCGCTTCAGCCCCCGCGAGTACGAGCTCCTGCACTACCTCGCCGGCCAGCCGGGCCGGGTCTACAGTCGCAAGGAGATCGAGCACAACGTCTGGGGGGAGGAGCTGCCGCCGTCGTCGAACGTCGTCGACGTGCACATCGCCAACATCCGAGGCAAGCTCCGCGACGCGGGCGGCTTCGGAGTGATCCGCACCGTGCGCGGCGTCGGCTACGCCCTGAAGTCCTGA
- a CDS encoding SPFH domain-containing protein, translating into MNQVVEKEARVVNGFVGLVSMVLAILGGGAMFVLGIYYEVWPIFAAGLLLVLVGVLGANGLVAVQPNQARVLTFFGSYAGSVRRSGFWYVNPFTAKKRVSLRVRNFTSERIKVNDADGNPVEIAAVVVWRVAESAKAVFDVDDYEQFVGIQSETALRGLATRYPYDSAGEERPSLRENPEELANALRLELEERLQVAGVDVIEARLTHLAYAPEIAQAMLRRQQAQAVVSARRLIVEAAVGMVEDALRGLSERGVVDLDDDKRAAMANNLMVALTSEQSVSPVVNAGTLYGG; encoded by the coding sequence GTGAACCAGGTAGTAGAGAAGGAAGCCAGGGTCGTCAACGGGTTCGTCGGGCTTGTCAGCATGGTGCTCGCCATCCTGGGCGGCGGCGCCATGTTCGTCCTCGGCATCTACTACGAGGTGTGGCCCATCTTCGCGGCCGGCTTGCTGCTCGTCCTCGTAGGCGTGTTGGGGGCCAACGGCCTCGTGGCCGTCCAGCCCAACCAGGCCCGCGTCCTCACGTTCTTCGGCTCGTACGCCGGGTCCGTCCGCCGCTCGGGCTTCTGGTACGTGAACCCGTTCACCGCCAAGAAGAGGGTGAGCCTGCGCGTCCGCAACTTCACGAGCGAGCGCATCAAGGTCAACGATGCCGACGGCAACCCCGTCGAGATAGCCGCCGTGGTCGTATGGCGCGTGGCGGAGTCCGCCAAGGCAGTCTTCGACGTCGACGACTACGAGCAGTTCGTCGGCATCCAGTCCGAGACGGCGCTGCGCGGCCTCGCCACGCGCTACCCGTACGACTCGGCCGGCGAGGAGCGCCCGTCGCTGCGTGAGAACCCCGAGGAGCTCGCCAACGCGCTGCGGCTCGAGCTGGAGGAGCGCCTCCAGGTCGCCGGGGTGGACGTCATCGAGGCGCGGCTCACCCACCTGGCCTACGCGCCGGAGATCGCCCAGGCCATGTTGCGCAGGCAGCAGGCGCAGGCCGTCGTCTCCGCCAGGCGCCTCATCGTCGAGGCGGCGGTCGGCATGGTCGAGGACGCGCTCAGGGGCCTCTCCGAGCGCGGCGTGGTCGACCTGGACGACGACAAGCGCGCAGCCATGGCCAACAACCTCATGGTCGCGCTGACGAGCGAGCAGTCCGTCTCGCCCGTGGTCAACGCCGGCACGCTGTACGGCGGCTAG
- the alaS gene encoding alanine--tRNA ligase — protein sequence MNGIQQINELREKYLRFFQDRGHLIHPSASLKSDDPTLMFTSAGMVQFKPYFLGATPKFAGVSGTWHRVTTAQKCLRINDIENVGRTLRHHSFFEMLGNFSFGDYFKPEAAAWAWEFATSSEYLGLDPERLYVTVYQDDDEAFRIWSEQVGVPEARISRWGEDDNFWPANAVSKGPNGPCGPCSEIFYDRGPDFGSADESGPNTGSGDRYIEFWNLVFTQFDRRDGGHLEPLPQKNIDTGLGFERLVAVMTGLEDAYATELFQPTIRRVSALSGVPYAGKASVSHRVIADHLRAVTFAITDGVLPANDGAGYVVKMLVRRASRHAWLLGLREPVLHTLVDQVVEAMGEPYPELKDGARRVKGIIQAEEEQFLRTLEAGIQRVGVLLDDLRGAVLPGDVAFDLWQTYGFPLDLTSEMAAERGVEVDADGYEAARERARELSRGGTAGRELFAATSDALGKVAERVGETEFLGYRQTEGEAAVVALVTPGDAAEETDALGEGATGTVILGRTPFYPEGGGQVGDAGVLEWEGGKAIVSGTSKSRHGLTLHHARVVRGTLTRGQSVVARVDPARRETEKHHSATHLLHAALRDVLGAHVAQAGSLVAPDRLRFDFSHPHAVSPAEQRRVEELVNRWVQDDLPVDWRVVPIAEARGAGAMMLFGEKYGERVRMVSMGELPHAVSRELCGGTHVARTGQIGPFVIVAEEAVSSGVRRVEARVGASALRYLQELRDTQGRLAAHLGGRPSELEERLTKLQADHKEALKEAARLRDRLAAAQTNAGGAGSETREAGGYKYLTALLDGLDANALRNAADALLTKSGADVVAVASGNALVVKVSPAAQGRGADAGRIARAAATSVGGSGGGRADMAQAGVKDAGRLSEALAAVGPALAAGAATSAAPGTTPVAATGKARGA from the coding sequence GAAGTACCTGCGCTTCTTCCAGGACCGCGGGCACCTCATCCACCCGTCCGCGTCGCTGAAGAGCGACGACCCGACCCTCATGTTCACGAGCGCCGGCATGGTGCAGTTCAAGCCGTACTTCCTCGGCGCCACCCCCAAGTTCGCGGGCGTGAGCGGCACGTGGCACCGCGTGACGACCGCGCAGAAGTGCCTGCGCATCAACGACATCGAGAACGTCGGGCGCACCCTGCGCCACCACTCGTTCTTCGAGATGCTCGGCAACTTCTCGTTCGGCGACTACTTCAAGCCCGAGGCGGCCGCCTGGGCTTGGGAGTTCGCGACCTCCAGCGAGTACCTCGGGCTCGACCCGGAGCGGCTGTACGTCACCGTCTACCAGGACGACGACGAGGCGTTCCGCATCTGGAGCGAGCAGGTCGGCGTGCCCGAGGCGCGCATCTCCCGCTGGGGCGAGGACGACAACTTCTGGCCGGCCAACGCCGTCAGCAAGGGCCCCAACGGCCCGTGCGGGCCGTGCTCCGAGATCTTCTACGATCGCGGCCCCGACTTCGGCTCGGCGGACGAGTCCGGCCCGAACACGGGCTCGGGCGACCGCTACATCGAGTTCTGGAACCTCGTCTTCACGCAGTTCGACCGCCGCGACGGCGGGCACCTCGAGCCCCTGCCCCAGAAGAACATCGACACGGGCCTCGGCTTCGAGCGCCTCGTCGCCGTCATGACGGGCCTGGAGGACGCGTACGCGACCGAGCTCTTCCAGCCGACGATCCGGCGCGTCTCCGCGCTCTCCGGCGTGCCGTACGCCGGCAAGGCCTCCGTCTCGCACCGCGTGATCGCCGATCACCTGCGCGCCGTGACGTTCGCCATCACCGACGGCGTGCTACCCGCCAACGACGGCGCCGGCTACGTCGTGAAGATGCTCGTGCGCAGGGCGTCGCGCCACGCCTGGCTGCTAGGCCTGCGCGAGCCGGTGCTGCACACGCTCGTCGACCAGGTCGTCGAGGCGATGGGAGAGCCGTACCCGGAGCTGAAGGACGGCGCACGGCGCGTCAAGGGCATCATCCAGGCCGAGGAGGAGCAGTTCCTTCGCACCCTCGAGGCCGGGATCCAGCGGGTCGGCGTGCTCCTCGACGACCTGCGGGGCGCCGTGCTGCCCGGCGACGTGGCCTTCGACCTGTGGCAGACCTACGGCTTCCCGCTCGACCTGACGAGCGAGATGGCGGCCGAGCGGGGCGTCGAGGTCGACGCCGACGGCTACGAGGCCGCCCGGGAACGCGCGCGCGAGCTGTCGCGCGGCGGCACCGCGGGGCGCGAGCTCTTCGCCGCGACCTCGGACGCGCTCGGCAAGGTGGCCGAGCGCGTCGGCGAGACGGAGTTCCTCGGCTACCGGCAGACGGAGGGGGAGGCCGCGGTCGTGGCGCTCGTTACGCCCGGCGACGCCGCCGAGGAGACGGACGCGCTTGGCGAAGGCGCGACCGGCACGGTGATCCTCGGTCGCACGCCCTTCTACCCCGAGGGCGGCGGTCAGGTCGGCGACGCCGGCGTGCTCGAGTGGGAGGGCGGGAAGGCCATCGTGAGCGGCACGAGCAAGTCCCGCCATGGGCTGACCCTCCACCACGCCCGCGTCGTGCGCGGCACCCTCACGCGCGGCCAGAGCGTCGTCGCACGCGTCGACCCGGCGCGGCGCGAGACGGAGAAGCACCACTCGGCCACCCACCTCCTGCACGCGGCGCTACGCGACGTGCTCGGCGCCCACGTGGCGCAGGCCGGCTCCCTCGTGGCCCCCGACAGGCTCCGCTTCGACTTCTCGCACCCGCACGCCGTCTCGCCCGCCGAGCAACGGCGCGTCGAGGAGCTGGTGAACCGGTGGGTGCAGGACGACCTGCCCGTCGACTGGCGCGTGGTACCGATCGCGGAGGCGCGCGGCGCGGGCGCCATGATGCTCTTCGGGGAGAAGTACGGCGAGAGGGTGCGCATGGTGAGCATGGGCGAGCTGCCCCACGCCGTGTCGCGCGAGCTGTGCGGCGGCACCCACGTCGCCCGGACGGGCCAGATCGGACCGTTCGTCATCGTCGCCGAGGAGGCCGTGTCCTCCGGCGTGAGGCGTGTCGAGGCGCGCGTCGGCGCGTCCGCGCTGCGCTACCTCCAAGAGCTCCGCGACACCCAGGGGCGCCTCGCCGCGCACCTTGGCGGGCGCCCCTCCGAGCTGGAAGAGCGCCTGACCAAGCTCCAGGCGGATCACAAGGAGGCGTTGAAGGAGGCCGCGCGCCTGCGCGACCGGCTGGCCGCGGCGCAGACGAACGCGGGTGGGGCCGGCAGCGAGACGCGCGAGGCGGGCGGGTACAAGTACCTTACGGCGCTGCTCGACGGCCTGGACGCGAACGCGTTGCGCAACGCCGCCGACGCGCTGCTCACGAAGAGCGGGGCCGACGTGGTCGCGGTGGCTTCCGGCAACGCGCTCGTCGTGAAGGTCTCCCCCGCCGCGCAGGGGCGGGGCGCCGACGCGGGCCGCATCGCGCGGGCCGCCGCGACCAGCGTAGGGGGCAGCGGCGGCGGCCGCGCCGACATGGCGCAGGCAGGCGTGAAGGACGCCGGTCGGTTGAGCGAGGCGCTGGCCGCGGTCGGTCCTGCTCTCGCCGCGGGCGCCGCCACGTCCGCCGCTCCGGGAACGACCCCGGTCGCGGCCACGGGCAAGGCCCGGGGCGCCTGA
- the dcd gene encoding dCTP deaminase, which produces MSIRPDRWIRERARAGMITPFEERLVREGVISYGLSSFGYDLRAAPEWRIFVNAFNTVVDPKEFDTRSLVEWGGDTCIIPPNSFVLTRSVEYLKIPDDTMVVALGKSSYARCGIVANVTPLEPGWEGHVTLELSNTTPLPAKVYANEGIVQLLFFQGDRPETTYADRHGKYQGQTGVTLPKL; this is translated from the coding sequence GTGAGCATCCGGCCGGACAGATGGATAAGGGAACGCGCCCGCGCGGGCATGATCACGCCGTTCGAGGAGCGCCTCGTGCGCGAGGGCGTCATCAGCTACGGCCTGTCGAGCTTCGGCTACGACCTGCGCGCGGCGCCGGAGTGGCGCATCTTCGTCAACGCTTTCAACACGGTAGTGGACCCGAAGGAGTTCGACACGCGCAGCCTGGTGGAGTGGGGCGGCGATACCTGCATCATCCCACCGAACTCATTCGTGCTAACCAGATCGGTTGAGTATCTTAAGATACCCGATGATACTATGGTCGTAGCACTAGGAAAATCCTCGTACGCTCGGTGTGGCATAGTCGCAAACGTAACGCCTCTAGAGCCGGGTTGGGAAGGCCATGTCACGCTGGAGCTCAGCAACACCACGCCGCTACCGGCCAAGGTGTACGCCAACGAGGGCATAGTGCAGCTACTGTTCTTCCAGGGAGACAGGCCGGAGACCACCTACGCCGACCGCCACGGGAAGTACCAGGGGCAGACGGGCGTCACCCTGCCGAAGCTCTAG
- the mltG gene encoding endolytic transglycosylase MltG, producing the protein MSGAATTPPARPPKRRGRGLALALLVLVVLAALGASAVRFVLSPVSATATPVEFEVLPGWGGSRIADALEAAGLVRSALAFELLLRLTDLDRKMGEGLYDLTPAMSSREIAAALAAGGRPRTVRIVIPEGWRAEAVIARLAANDLGEELELAALVRSPGELAPPGLPEGASLEGYLFPASYDLPVRTSAAQALGALVARFEDELTGAVVADLAASGLRVHEWVTLASMVQAEAASAEEMPIIAGVFRNRLDDGMPLQSDPTVAYGLGKALPELDAVAGDLRKDTPWNTYTRPGLPEGPIGNPGREALLAVLQPQRLDPEGVPYLYFLHGTEGGQPIFRPNTNLQAHNRDVDRYLRNPSR; encoded by the coding sequence ATGAGTGGCGCCGCCACCACCCCACCCGCCCGCCCGCCGAAGCGCAGGGGTCGCGGCCTGGCGCTGGCGCTCCTCGTGCTCGTCGTGCTGGCCGCGCTAGGGGCGAGCGCAGTGCGCTTCGTCCTCTCGCCCGTGAGCGCAACCGCGACGCCCGTAGAGTTCGAGGTCCTGCCCGGCTGGGGCGGCTCGCGGATCGCGGACGCCCTGGAGGCGGCCGGGCTCGTGCGCTCCGCGCTGGCGTTCGAGCTCCTCCTGCGCCTCACCGACCTGGACCGCAAGATGGGCGAGGGGCTCTACGACCTGACGCCGGCCATGAGCAGCCGCGAGATCGCGGCGGCGCTCGCCGCGGGCGGGCGGCCACGCACGGTTCGCATAGTCATCCCCGAGGGCTGGCGCGCGGAGGCGGTCATCGCCCGCCTGGCGGCCAACGACCTGGGTGAGGAGCTGGAGCTCGCCGCGCTCGTGCGCTCGCCCGGCGAGCTGGCCCCGCCGGGGCTGCCCGAGGGCGCCTCGCTGGAGGGGTACCTCTTCCCCGCCAGCTACGACCTGCCCGTGCGCACGAGCGCCGCGCAGGCGCTCGGCGCGCTGGTAGCGCGCTTCGAGGACGAGCTGACGGGCGCCGTCGTGGCCGACCTCGCGGCCAGCGGGTTGCGGGTGCACGAGTGGGTGACGCTCGCGAGCATGGTCCAGGCCGAGGCCGCGTCGGCCGAGGAGATGCCGATCATCGCCGGGGTGTTCCGTAACCGCCTCGACGACGGGATGCCACTCCAGTCCGACCCGACGGTGGCGTACGGCCTCGGCAAGGCGCTCCCCGAGCTGGACGCCGTGGCCGGCGACCTGCGCAAGGACACGCCGTGGAACACCTACACGCGCCCGGGCCTGCCCGAGGGGCCCATCGGCAACCCGGGGCGCGAGGCGCTGCTGGCCGTGCTGCAGCCGCAGCGCCTCGACCCTGAGGGGGTGCCGTACCTCTACTTCCTCCACGGGACGGAGGGCGGCCAGCCCATCTTCCGCCCGAACACGAACCTGCAGGCGCATAACCGCGACGTCGACCGCTACCTGCGCAACCCGTCGCGCTGA
- a CDS encoding PTS ascorbate transporter subunit IIC, with the protein MPEKHRFLLRLDQKVHAAVEKWAADDMRSLNAQIEYLLTEALKRAGRYKEDPAREAAGAPRPQGGDR; encoded by the coding sequence ATGCCCGAGAAGCACCGCTTCCTGCTGCGGCTCGACCAGAAGGTGCACGCTGCCGTGGAGAAGTGGGCGGCGGACGACATGCGCAGCCTCAACGCCCAGATCGAGTACCTGCTGACCGAGGCGTTGAAGCGGGCCGGTCGTTACAAGGAGGACCCGGCACGCGAGGCAGCGGGCGCCCCGCGTCCGCAGGGGGGCGACCGCTAG
- the ruvX gene encoding Holliday junction resolvase RuvX, with protein sequence MPDALDRPLGSRSPAGRLPVGAKVIALDVGDARIGVAVGTVGSLLAFGRGAITRQGTRKDVPAVLAKVAAEGAAAVVVGIPIRLDGSESPQTERVRRFATALGEAGATVLFEDERLTTRIAQSQLSGSDLPRSRRQEKALLDEAAAVLILESYLRRVNEPAGSGAA encoded by the coding sequence GTGCCTGACGCGCTGGACCGACCGCTCGGGTCTCGAAGCCCGGCAGGCCGGCTTCCTGTCGGCGCCAAGGTCATCGCCCTCGACGTCGGCGACGCGCGCATCGGCGTGGCCGTAGGCACGGTCGGCTCGCTCCTCGCCTTCGGCAGGGGCGCCATCACGCGTCAGGGCACGCGTAAGGACGTGCCCGCCGTGCTCGCCAAGGTGGCGGCGGAGGGGGCGGCGGCCGTGGTCGTCGGCATCCCGATCCGGTTGGACGGCAGCGAGTCGCCGCAGACGGAGCGGGTGCGCCGGTTCGCCACTGCGCTCGGCGAGGCCGGGGCGACCGTGCTCTTCGAGGACGAGCGCCTCACCACGCGTATCGCGCAGAGTCAGCTGAGCGGCTCGGACCTGCCCCGGTCGCGCAGGCAGGAGAAGGCGCTCCTCGACGAGGCGGCGGCCGTGCTCATCCTGGAGTCGTACCTGCGCCGGGTGAACGAGCCGGCCGGGAGCGGGGCCGCATGA
- a CDS encoding HAMP domain-containing histidine kinase produces the protein MKRLPALRLTTPRLALTWRVALLAGTAIALLAGLTMVVTYQVVRAGLYQELRRTLKEDASVVAALYNSGEGSARTSLTGATGGVVLQVYDPAGNLLVASRPEFELAAAALPPADVVAGHGVPTTWSGSVDGRRMEAALAPFELGVVVVLTDPAYIGAVLADLSRNLLIAAVLLVVVSLLVGYVVAAASLRPLVRLARLAGTLGPEHLEAIEYDGPRDEIGRLTAALNGLVERLRQALDAQRVFLAETSHELRTPLTSLRGFLDRAVRRAKPEVRDDLADAQRVAGSMTRLVEDLLQLSRGQLVVDPNPHLVELRSDVLGLVAGEFPGVRVASGQPALVLGDPLRLTQMVRNLTANAVRAASEPGAVTLGLDAEDGYATVSVSDDGPGIAPELLQKIFEKFYKGAGGGSGLGLAIARQVAEHHAGSIAVESRPGTTVFRVRLPLADAGEDE, from the coding sequence GTGAAGCGCCTGCCCGCGTTGCGCCTCACCACGCCACGCCTCGCCCTCACGTGGCGCGTGGCGCTCCTCGCCGGCACCGCCATCGCACTGCTCGCCGGCCTGACCATGGTGGTCACGTACCAGGTCGTGCGCGCCGGGCTCTACCAGGAGTTGCGGCGCACCCTCAAGGAGGACGCGAGCGTCGTCGCCGCGCTGTACAACTCCGGCGAGGGCAGCGCGCGCACGAGCCTGACGGGCGCGACGGGCGGGGTCGTGCTGCAGGTGTACGACCCGGCCGGCAACCTCCTCGTCGCCAGCCGGCCCGAGTTCGAGCTCGCCGCCGCCGCGCTGCCGCCCGCCGACGTCGTGGCCGGCCACGGGGTCCCAACGACCTGGAGCGGCTCGGTCGACGGCCGGCGCATGGAGGCCGCGCTGGCGCCTTTCGAGCTCGGCGTGGTGGTCGTGTTGACCGATCCCGCGTACATCGGGGCCGTGCTCGCCGACCTGTCGCGGAACCTCCTGATCGCGGCCGTGCTCCTCGTCGTCGTCAGCCTGCTCGTCGGCTACGTCGTGGCCGCGGCATCGCTCAGGCCCCTCGTCCGGCTCGCGCGCCTGGCCGGCACGCTCGGCCCCGAGCACCTCGAGGCCATCGAGTACGACGGCCCGCGCGACGAGATCGGGCGCCTGACGGCCGCGCTCAACGGGCTGGTCGAGCGGCTGCGCCAGGCGCTCGACGCGCAGAGGGTGTTCCTCGCCGAGACGAGCCACGAGCTGCGGACACCGCTCACGAGCCTGCGCGGCTTCCTCGACCGCGCCGTGAGGCGCGCCAAGCCCGAGGTGCGCGACGACCTGGCGGACGCCCAGCGCGTGGCCGGCAGCATGACGCGCCTGGTGGAGGACCTCCTCCAACTCTCCCGCGGCCAGCTCGTCGTCGACCCCAACCCGCACCTCGTCGAGCTCCGCTCCGACGTGCTCGGGCTCGTGGCCGGCGAGTTCCCCGGCGTCAGGGTGGCCTCCGGGCAGCCGGCCCTCGTGCTCGGCGACCCGCTGCGGCTCACGCAGATGGTGCGCAACCTGACGGCCAACGCGGTGCGCGCGGCGTCCGAGCCCGGCGCCGTCACCCTAGGGCTCGACGCGGAGGACGGCTACGCCACGGTGAGCGTCTCCGACGACGGCCCGGGCATAGCGCCGGAGCTGCTGCAGAAGATCTTCGAGAAGTTCTACAAGGGCGCGGGCGGCGGCTCCGGCCTCGGCCTCGCCATCGCTCGGCAGGTCGCCGAGCACCACGCCGGCTCCATAGCGGTCGAGAGTCGGCCGGGCACGACCGTCTTCCGCGTGCGCCTGCCGTTGGCGGACGCCGGGGAGGACGAGTGA
- a CDS encoding Cof-type HAD-IIB family hydrolase has protein sequence MDGTLLTPDGAVSGRTAAALRAAQARGAHVVLATGRPLRTSVPIASELGIGETVVAYNGAAMLWRGEFKLVRELGALAAADALTRLRAFAPDASLALETAEGWFLEPAAGVDAALPAGKLAHLYRGGPPLAVGPLEGFFGGGLIKLNVVHDELHPSRLAAELAGLDLVGMWSLPFLLEVHDAQVDKSLALAWLCAELGVAPGEVAAFGDQQNDSGMLAWAGVGVAMGNAEREALEAADVLGPPNSEDGLAQVVESWLRA, from the coding sequence ATGGATGGCACCCTGCTCACCCCTGACGGCGCCGTGAGCGGGCGTACCGCGGCCGCGCTGAGGGCGGCGCAGGCGCGCGGCGCACACGTCGTGCTCGCCACGGGCCGCCCCCTGCGCACGTCCGTGCCCATCGCCTCCGAGCTCGGCATCGGCGAAACGGTCGTGGCCTACAACGGGGCCGCCATGCTTTGGCGCGGCGAGTTCAAGCTCGTCCGCGAGCTGGGCGCCCTCGCGGCCGCCGACGCCCTGACCAGGCTGCGCGCGTTCGCGCCGGACGCCAGCCTGGCACTCGAGACGGCCGAGGGCTGGTTCCTGGAACCGGCGGCCGGGGTCGACGCCGCGCTGCCGGCGGGCAAGCTCGCCCACCTCTACCGCGGCGGCCCGCCCCTGGCTGTCGGGCCTCTCGAGGGGTTCTTCGGCGGGGGGCTCATCAAGCTGAACGTGGTGCACGATGAGCTCCACCCCTCGCGCCTCGCAGCCGAGCTGGCCGGCCTCGACCTGGTCGGGATGTGGAGCCTCCCGTTCCTCCTGGAGGTGCACGACGCGCAAGTGGACAAGAGCCTGGCGTTGGCGTGGCTCTGCGCCGAGCTCGGCGTCGCGCCCGGCGAGGTCGCGGCGTTCGGCGACCAGCAGAACGACAGCGGCATGCTCGCCTGGGCGGGCGTGGGGGTGGCGATGGGCAACGCGGAGCGGGAGGCGCTAGAGGCGGCCGACGTGCTCGGTCCGCCCAACTCCGAGGACGGGCTGGCGCAGGTCGTCGAGAGCTGGCTGCGTGCCTGA